CGGCTGCAACATCGCCTGCACTAAGCGAAGACTTCGCATCGGCGAAAGTTCCATCGATTAAGTGCATAAGCGGCGTAAACCCTGCTGCGCTTTTAGTTGCCGGACGAGGAACATCGGAAAACGGAACGGTTGCCAGTCCCTCTACCACTTTGGATAACGCTTCGATGGCCGTTTGGGCATGCTGCGCATCAGCGGCATTTGCTACTGCGGCAAACTTCTCTACGGCGTGCCGCAAAGATGTGATTTTATCTTTGCCACTCTCCGCCACGTGTCGCTCCAACGCATCAGTCAAGATCGTTAACGCCGAGATCCCTTGACCCAACGATTTGAAGTCGTTGGACGAAAGCCACTCGCGGCAATAACCCAGGTTGGTTTGCAATGATAAAATCAACGCCTCACGCACTTGCGCCCCTTTTGCCCCGCTCTCCGCAGGCACGTCGGCAGCCTTCGTTCTGGCAAGCAGCATGATGCACAGGCTGAAAGCAATACACAGCGGAACGGACTGCCGTAACGGCCCGCCCTGTCGAACAAATGGTGGGTGAAACAGGTCGATGCTTGTCTCTCCAAATGGGGCAGAGTATGGTGTTGTTTGCGGCGGGGATAGAGTATTGTAACGTCCATCGAGACGCGGTTGCAGCCTAGCACCATTCGGGGAGATTGGAAACTATGCGGACTCATAACGATTGGTCCTCTCGAACAGGAATTCTTGGCCTGGGGATGTTTTTGGCGCTCTTCGCATGGAAGACAAGCTTCGCGGCTGAAGCGCCTGCTTCCGATGCTCAAAAATCGACCCCTCGCTCTAGCGTGAGTCCCCAGACGGCTTCGAATTCTGCTACTTCCACCACCCAACCGGGGCCGCCCACCGATTGGATCGATCCAGCCACCGGTCATCGCATTATCCGTTTGTCGCAGGAACCCGGAACTTCCAGTCTCTACTTTCATCAAAATGCGTACAACCAGCGGGGCGATAAATTGTTTGTGACAATTACCACTCGCCCGCCTGGACGCGCCTCGGAGCGACCGGCCGACGCTCCCCCCAGCGACGATGCTCAGCCGAACGGCCGCGGCGCATCGCTGGGGCAAGATAACTCGCAGCCTCCAGGCGCTGGATTTTTTCCAGGAACGGGAAGCCTCGCCGTAATCGATTTGTCGACCCTCGGTAAGTCGCCGCCGAAGGTGGAAAAAATTGCCGATGGCTTTGCCCGCGGCGCTGTCGTCAGCAAAAAATCGGGCAACGTGTATTACATTCGCAGCGAGCTGGTGGGCGACACCCGAGTTGACACGGTCGTGGCCACGAACTTGGATACCCACGAAACTCGCGAAATCGGTAAGCTCCCCTTCCGCGGCGGTTCGGGCCTGGCTGTGAACGCCGATGAGACGTTGCTCGCCGGCAGCTATGCGATCGGCGGCGGGCGGGGCTCGCAGCAAGCCGGTTCCGAAGGCAAGTCGGCCGGCGGCGAGGCGGAGGGCAAGTCGGGAAGCGCCGATGGCAAAACCAACAATGCTAAATCGAATGGCGTTTCCGGCGACCGGCCGGCCGAAGGCCGGGTGGCTCCGCCGGGAGATGGCGGGCCTGGCGACGTGGTTCCTGGCGGCGGCAATGCCAATTCCACTCCCGATTCCGCCCAGCGCCAAATTCGCAACTTCGCTTCCCGGGAACGGAGCATTGCCGCGCGCTTCGCCGCTCATCAGCCGATGAAGCTGTTCACCATGGACATCAAAACCGGCGAAACCAACACGTTTCATCCCAGCACCGATTGGCTCAATCACGTCCAGTTTTCGCAGACCGATCCGCAACTGATGATGTTCTGCCACGAAGGGCCCTGGCACCAGGTCGACCGCATCTGGACCATCCATCCCGGTTCGGACGAGGCCCGCCTCATGCATCCGCGAACCATGCCCAACGAAATCGCCGGTCACGAGTTTTTTGGCTCCGACGGCAAAACCATTTGGTACGATCTGCAAACGCCTCGCTCCGGCCAATTCTGGCTGGCCGGGGTGAATGTCGATACCGGCGAGCGCCTCCGCTATCCCATCGAGCGCTCGCTGTGGTCGGTCCACTACAATCAATCGCACGATGGCAAACTGTTCGCCGGCGATGGCGGCGGACCGGGAAGCGTCGCCAATCGCACGCCGCTCCCGGAAAACAAACCGCTCGATCCGCCAGGCAACGGCGAGTGGATTTACCTGTTCACGCCCATCCCCGGCGAAATGCAAACCATGCAAGTCGGTGGCGAAACCGTGAAAGTCGGCAAGTTTAAAGCCGAGAAGCTGGTCGATATGTCCAAACACAACTACGAGTTCGAGCCGAACCTCACGTTCACGCCGGATGACAAATGGATCGTGTTCCGTTCCAACATGCATGGTCCGGTACACACGTATGCGGTGGAAATTGCGAAGGCTCAGTGAACTAGTGCGAACGTTTAGTGTCTTGTGCCTAGTGCCTGGTGTCTCGCACTGGGCATCAGCAGTAAACTTAGACAAGTGAACTAAACCACCAGACACCAGACCACCAGACACCAACTTATGGATCGCCAACTTATCGAACGTTATGCCGCGGAAGCAGACGACCTGGGCAAATCGATTGCCGGGTTGTCGCGGGAACAGTTGCTGGCGTTTCCCGTCCCCGGCACGTGGAATATTCAGCAAATTGTGCTGCACATGCTCGATAGCGACCTCGTGGCCGCCGACCGCATGAAGCGCATCATCGCCGAAGATAATCCGCTCTTGATGGGTTTCGACGAATCCAAATTCGCCCAGCGGTTGCATTACGACCAACTCGATGCCCACCTGGCCTGCGAAATTTTTGCCCAAAATCGCCGGCTCACCGCGGAAATTCTGCGCCTCTGTTCCGATGCCGATTTCCAGCGCACCGGAATTCACAGCGAACGGGGCAAAACCACCCTGGCCGATCTGTTGGCTACCTACACGGGCCACCTTCCGCACCATCTGAAATTCATGTACGAAAAGCGCCGGCTGTTGGGCCAGCCGATTTAAATCTCCCGCTCCCATCGGGCTGCCCGGCGTGCAGGCTTCGTCAGCGTTTTCCATTTTGCATGGGATTTTTATTTTCACGACAAAACCGCGCTGTTTTGTCGCCGGCGCCAACACGTCCG
This portion of the Pirellulales bacterium genome encodes:
- a CDS encoding oligogalacturonate lyase family protein, with product MRTHNDWSSRTGILGLGMFLALFAWKTSFAAEAPASDAQKSTPRSSVSPQTASNSATSTTQPGPPTDWIDPATGHRIIRLSQEPGTSSLYFHQNAYNQRGDKLFVTITTRPPGRASERPADAPPSDDAQPNGRGASLGQDNSQPPGAGFFPGTGSLAVIDLSTLGKSPPKVEKIADGFARGAVVSKKSGNVYYIRSELVGDTRVDTVVATNLDTHETREIGKLPFRGGSGLAVNADETLLAGSYAIGGGRGSQQAGSEGKSAGGEAEGKSGSADGKTNNAKSNGVSGDRPAEGRVAPPGDGGPGDVVPGGGNANSTPDSAQRQIRNFASRERSIAARFAAHQPMKLFTMDIKTGETNTFHPSTDWLNHVQFSQTDPQLMMFCHEGPWHQVDRIWTIHPGSDEARLMHPRTMPNEIAGHEFFGSDGKTIWYDLQTPRSGQFWLAGVNVDTGERLRYPIERSLWSVHYNQSHDGKLFAGDGGGPGSVANRTPLPENKPLDPPGNGEWIYLFTPIPGEMQTMQVGGETVKVGKFKAEKLVDMSKHNYEFEPNLTFTPDDKWIVFRSNMHGPVHTYAVEIAKAQ
- a CDS encoding DinB family protein — encoded protein: MDRQLIERYAAEADDLGKSIAGLSREQLLAFPVPGTWNIQQIVLHMLDSDLVAADRMKRIIAEDNPLLMGFDESKFAQRLHYDQLDAHLACEIFAQNRRLTAEILRLCSDADFQRTGIHSERGKTTLADLLATYTGHLPHHLKFMYEKRRLLGQPI